A window from Citrobacter amalonaticus encodes these proteins:
- the ldcC gene encoding lysine decarboxylase LdcC, producing MNIIAIMGPHGVFYKDEPINELERALQSQGFQIIWPQNSVDLLKFIEHNPRICGVIFDWDEYSLDLCSEINQLNEYLPLYAFINTHSTMDVSVHDMRMALWFFEYALGQAEDIATRIRQYTNEYLDNITPPFTRALFTYVKEGKYTFCTPGHMAGTAYQKSPVGCLFYDFFGGNTLKADVSISVTELGSLLDHTGPHLEAEEYIARTFGAEQSYMVTNGTSTSNKIVGMYAAPTGSTLLIDRNCHKSLAHLLMMSDVVPIWLKPTRNALGILGGIPKREFTRESIANKVATTAQAQWPVHAVITNSTYDGLLYNTNWIKQTLDVPSIHFDSAWVPYTHFHPIYQGKSGMSGERVPGKVIFETQSTHKMLAALSQASLIHIKGDYDEETFNEAFMMHTSTSPSYPIVASIETAAAMLRGNSGKRLINRSVERALHFRKEVQRLREESDGWFFDIWQPEEVDEAACWPVAPGEDWHGFTDADDDHMFLDPVKVTILTPGMNEQGEMSNEGIPAALVAKFLDERGVVVEKTGPYNLLFLFSIGIDKTRAMGLLRGLTEFKRSYDLNLRVKNMLPDLYAEDPDFYRNMRIQDLAQGIHQLIRQHDLSGLMLRAFDTLPEMIMTPHQAWQRQIKGEVETVPLDQLVGRVSANMILPYPPGVPLLMPGEMLTEQSRAVLDFLLMLCSVGQRYPGFETDIHGAKQDDDGVYLVRVLKTA from the coding sequence ATGAATATCATCGCCATTATGGGGCCGCACGGGGTTTTTTATAAAGACGAGCCCATTAACGAGCTTGAGCGTGCGCTGCAATCACAGGGATTTCAGATTATCTGGCCGCAAAACAGCGTCGACCTGCTGAAATTTATCGAACACAACCCGCGCATTTGTGGGGTGATTTTTGACTGGGATGAGTACAGTCTCGATTTGTGCAGTGAGATTAACCAGCTCAATGAGTATTTACCGCTGTATGCGTTTATCAACACGCATTCGACGATGGATGTCAGCGTTCACGACATGCGCATGGCGCTATGGTTTTTCGAGTATGCGCTCGGGCAGGCGGAAGATATCGCGACGCGCATTCGCCAGTACACCAACGAGTACCTTGACAATATCACGCCGCCTTTTACCAGAGCGCTGTTCACCTATGTGAAAGAGGGGAAATACACCTTCTGCACGCCGGGTCACATGGCCGGAACGGCCTATCAAAAAAGTCCGGTTGGCTGCCTGTTCTATGACTTTTTCGGTGGCAATACCCTGAAAGCGGATGTGTCGATATCAGTCACTGAACTGGGTTCGTTACTCGATCACACCGGGCCACATCTGGAGGCTGAAGAGTATATCGCCCGAACGTTCGGCGCAGAGCAGAGTTATATGGTGACTAACGGCACCTCCACCTCAAACAAAATTGTGGGGATGTATGCCGCGCCAACCGGCAGTACGCTGTTGATTGACCGTAACTGCCATAAGTCGCTCGCGCATTTGTTGATGATGAGCGACGTCGTGCCGATCTGGCTGAAACCAACGCGTAATGCGCTCGGTATTCTGGGCGGCATTCCGAAGCGTGAGTTCACGCGCGAGAGTATTGCGAACAAAGTTGCCACCACGGCGCAGGCGCAGTGGCCAGTTCATGCCGTGATCACTAACTCAACCTATGACGGCCTGCTGTATAACACTAACTGGATCAAACAGACGCTGGATGTCCCCTCTATCCACTTCGATTCTGCCTGGGTGCCCTATACCCACTTTCATCCCATTTATCAGGGGAAAAGCGGGATGAGCGGTGAACGGGTGCCTGGCAAGGTGATTTTCGAAACGCAATCCACCCACAAAATGTTGGCGGCGCTATCGCAGGCGTCGCTGATTCATATTAAAGGGGATTATGACGAAGAGACCTTCAACGAAGCGTTTATGATGCACACCTCGACCTCGCCGAGTTATCCGATTGTCGCCTCCATCGAGACGGCGGCAGCGATGCTGCGGGGAAATTCCGGTAAGCGATTAATCAATCGCTCTGTGGAGCGCGCGTTACATTTTCGCAAAGAAGTGCAGCGGCTACGTGAAGAGTCTGACGGTTGGTTCTTTGATATCTGGCAGCCGGAAGAGGTTGATGAAGCCGCGTGCTGGCCGGTGGCACCCGGTGAAGACTGGCACGGATTTACCGATGCCGACGATGACCATATGTTCCTCGATCCGGTAAAAGTCACGATCCTGACGCCCGGTATGAACGAGCAAGGGGAGATGAGTAACGAGGGGATCCCCGCCGCGCTGGTGGCGAAATTCCTTGATGAGCGCGGCGTGGTGGTGGAGAAAACCGGGCCGTACAATCTGCTGTTTCTCTTCAGTATTGGTATCGATAAAACCCGGGCAATGGGGCTGTTGCGTGGACTGACCGAATTTAAACGCTCTTACGATCTCAATTTGCGCGTGAAGAATATGCTGCCGGATCTGTATGCAGAAGATCCTGATTTTTATCGCAACATGCGTATTCAGGATCTGGCGCAAGGGATCCACCAGCTCATCCGCCAACACGATCTTTCCGGTCTGATGCTGCGTGCGTTTGATACATTGCCGGAAATGATCATGACGCCGCATCAGGCCTGGCAGCGACAGATCAAAGGCGAAGTCGAAACGGTCCCCCTCGATCAACTGGTGGGACGTGTGTCGGCGAATATGATCCTGCCATACCCTCCCGGCGTGCCGCTGCTGATGCCGGGAGAAATGCTCACCGAGCAGAGTCGCGCCGTACTCGATTTTCTGCTGATGCTCTGTTCTGTTGGTCAGCGTTATCCGGGCTTTGAAACGGATATTCACGGGGCGAAACAGGATGACGACGGCGTATACCTCGTACGAGTCTTAAAAACGGCATGA
- a CDS encoding VOC family protein, with protein MLGLKQVHHIAIIATDYAASKSFYCDILGFTLLSEAYRAERDSWKGDLALNGQYVIELFSFPFPPARPGHPEACGLRHLAFSVDNLDNAVAHLEANHVNCEAIRIDPFTNKRFTFFKDPDGLPLELYEQ; from the coding sequence ATGCTGGGATTAAAACAGGTTCACCATATTGCGATTATTGCGACAGACTATGCCGCGAGTAAGTCCTTCTATTGCGATATTTTGGGGTTTACGCTGCTGAGCGAAGCCTATCGCGCAGAACGAGACTCGTGGAAGGGCGATCTGGCGCTGAATGGACAATATGTGATTGAGCTTTTTTCATTTCCTTTCCCGCCGGCGCGTCCAGGGCATCCGGAAGCCTGTGGCTTGCGCCATCTGGCGTTCAGCGTGGATAACCTGGATAATGCGGTAGCGCATCTGGAAGCGAATCACGTAAATTGTGAAGCCATCCGCATTGATCCCTTCACCAACAAGCGCTTCACCTTTTTTAAAGACCCGGATGGCCTGCCGCTCGAATTGTATGAGCAGTAA